The following is a genomic window from Deltaproteobacteria bacterium.
CCAACATCTGCAGTGCACCAGAAGGTCTCCTCTTCCTTGTAATCGAAGATCCATTTGAAGTTCTCAAGACAGAAAAGAAGATACCCAGCCTGCGTATGTAACACACCTTTCGGCTTGCCGGTGCTACCACTGGTGTAGAGGATATATAGTGGGTCTTCAGCATCCATCTGTTCAGGTTCACATACCGGCTTAATATCCTCAGCCAACATCTCATCATGCCACCAGTAGTCACGCCCCTCCTGCATATTGACCTCGCTGTTAACCCTTTTTACCACGATAGCACGGTCAACATCGGGGCACTCCGCCATAGCAGCATCAGCATTATCCTTACTCTTTATCACCCTGCCACTGCGATAATACCCATCACAGCAAATGAGGATCTTAGCTCCGGCGTCTAAAATCCTGTCCCTCAGTGCTTCTGCGCTGAAGCCGCCAAACACCACGCTGTGAATAGCCCCTATCCTGGCACAGGCCAGCATGGCAATAGGCAACTCGGGAATCATAGGCAGATAGATAGAGACGCGGTCACCCTTCTTAACACCAAACTTTTTCAGGACGTTAGCAAACTTACAGACCTCATAGTACAGTTGCTGATAGGTGTATATCTTGTTCTCTCCCTCAGGTTCTCCCTCCCAGATAATAGCCGCCTTGTTCTTGCGCCAAGTAGTCAAATGACGGTCAAGACAATTGTAAGAAACATTGAGCTTGCCCCCAACAAACCATTCATGCTTGGCATTGGCAAAATCCTCAACCAACACCTTATCCCACTTCTTATACCAGTCAAGGTCCTCAGCAAGCTCTCCCCAAAATTTTTCAGGGTTCTCAATGGATTCCTTGTAAAGCTTCTTATATTCCTCCATACTCTTAATATAAGCCTTTTCACTCAACTCCTTGGGAGGAGGAAATACTCGTGTCTCCTCCATCATAGAAATCATACCCTTTTCCCCTGCCATTTCATCCCTCTTTTAATTTAATGCGTTATATTTTTTCATCCTCTATTAAGTATTCAAGGCGATTTGATTTGTAGTGACAACACTTATAACTAGGTGGTTCCCACCTTTTGTGAAAGATATCACTTTTTCTCGTCTTTGTCAATACTTTATTTCAGAAAAATGCCCCAACACCGTCAGGATCGCCAAACAAGGTATGCGAGAGATAAAAGACCTCATTTGAGACCAATTTCTTCCGTGCCTAAAGGTCTATCCTCAGGTTATGTTGCCGGATACGAACTTGCAAGGTACCTGGTGTAATAAACCAGGCAAAGGCGTCATTGCAAGTAACCATTAGAACTATCAAAATAGGTTATTTAACATCTTATGCATGTAAACGGTTAAATCTCCCATCCTGTTAGTATAACTTCCATACTCGTTGTCATACCAACCAAAAATTTTGGCATGGACAACAGGGATCTGCAGGTTTTTCAAAGGGATTGAACGAAGTAATTCCTCAGGAATGTTAGGGATATGTGAGAGGTCAGCAGTTATAAAAGCTGTCCGAGAATGATTAAATTGGCCTTCTATTACCACAGCCGCGTCAAGGGCTTTCACATCTGTCGATACGTTTTGTTCATCAGAATAAACCAATAAGTGTTCAGGATCACCCTCTGCCGCCTTTTTATAGATCTCATTAATAGCTTTCGTATTGATTGAGCTTGCTGTCCCATCCTTCTTCATTCGACTCTGGACAGTAACATCTAAAATGATCAAGGATTCAGTATTGGTAGGTATTCGGACTGAGTCTGCCATAAACCCTATGTTTTTGACCTCTGGAATTACCTGTCCCAATGCCTCAGCAGCATTGGTTGAGGTTAGAATGATGTTGTTTAGAATGCTCCTGGTTTTTCTTAAATCAGTTGCTCCCGCCTTCGGGACAGCGTCCAATACAGCTTGTGAATTGGTCACCGCGTGAATTGTCGACATGGAGGCAGTAAGGATAAGGTTTGTCTTCTCGTTTTCAAGAAGGGGCTTTACCATATAAGCAAGTCCTGTGGTTGTGCAGGAAGCAGCCGATATCAATATATGTTTATCGGGGTTAAAAGAGGAGTGATTGATCCCATAAATCAATGTAACAGCATCTTCTGGCATCTTTAAGGCCTTATTCTTTATTTTAAAAGCTGAGGAATTAATCACCACCTTTGCTCCACCCATAAGATGTCCTCTTATGGAACCTTTTTCCTCATCCGGAGTTAACGTCGGGTCCCTAAACTTTCCTGTGCACTCAACAACTACATCAACCCCATAGTCGCGCCACGGGATATCTTTCGGATTCCTTGCCTTTTTTAAAACTGTTACAGGTGTGCCATCGATTAACAACCTTCCCTCTCTTTCATCTACAATTTGAATGACACGATCAGCGTTCACACCATAAAGAAATTTATGAAGCAGCCCGTAAGTTGAGTCTTTTTCTATCGTTTGCGCAATAGCGCTTAACCCTGTGCCTATATCTCGTCCCTGATTTACAATTATCTCTTTAAAATACTTTCTACCTATATGATGCCATAAGGTCAACTTCCCTATTCTGCCCAAACCATTTATCCCAAGTATCGGCAGTCGATTAGCAAATAGTTCAACTCTACTCATCTGTATTACCTCCCTGTTTGGTTTCTCTGTTATCTGAGGTAAATTTTTGTATGTAAAGGTCTCTACTCAGACAACCTAATGCCCTTAAACAGATGCTCAATGCACTTGACAAAAGGGTCTTAACCGGGGAATAACGCTCATTAAATATTTACTATATATGATTCTTCAGATTCAACCTCATGTTTTCCTAAATAAACTGTTCCGCTCCAACCATCAATACCAATAAAGGTCCCGCCCTTGATAATATGCCCATCAACAACACTATATCCCCTCGTCTCATACACTTTAAGCTTCTTGAAACCTACCACTCCAACCTTTTTGAGTTGAGGTATTGTAACAGCAGCGTGAGAAGTGCTTCCACCTTTTGCAGTAAGGAGACCATCCACTTGAAGGAGCAGCCCTACATCGTCTGGAACGGTGTCAGGCCGAATCAAGATAAGCGCTGTTTCAGGTTCCTTTTTTCGGAAAAACTTTATTTCCTCTTCTGAATAGACAACCCTCCCACATAGAGCTCCTCCACCGACACCTACGCCTATACCCAAAAGGGATTCTTTAAATTCCCCAGTATCCTTAAAAAATTTTAATTTTTTCTGTTCTATTGGGGCCATATCTCTTGTCTGAAGAACGTAAAGACCTTCCTTTTTTGCATTTTCAAAGGTAAACTCGATTTGTTGGTGGCTAAGTCCTCTTTCATAAACCAGTTTTTCACAGAGACGCGAAAGTTCAAAATATATCTCTGGAAATTCCTTTTCTAATGAAATCTCTGAATCTCTTCTTTCCTCCTTCCGCTGATTTTCTGAAATAGGGTAAGTCTCTACTAGGCCGGAAACAATATCATCACCTTGAACTCCAAATATAAAGTCACCATAAAGAGTTACAGCAGGAGATAACCCTCTCGGATTTCGAGTAAAAACCACCCCTGATCCTGAATCCCTATTTAAGTTGCCGAATACCATAGCTTGAACTACAACTGCTGTTCCCCATTCATCCGCTATATTCATTTGATGACGGTATATCTTTGCACGAGTAGAATTCCATGACTCAAATACTCGCAAAACAGCATGTCTCAATTGTTCAGCTGGATCATCTACAACCTCTATTCCTTTTTCTTCGATAACCTTCCTGTATGTTAAAGCCACCTGCTTCATTTGATCAGCACTAAATTGTATCTTTTTAATAACCTTATATTTACTCTTAAAATCATCTATAATCTGATCAAAAAAATCACGCTCTAACCCTTGAAACATACCCCATATTTGAAGAAACCTTCTGTAACTATCCCACGCAGCCCACCTATATCCCCTTCTTTTGCTGAGACCTTCAGCAATACTCTCGTTGATACCTACATTTAAAAAAGAATTCATCATCCCCGGAAGAGAAACCGCAGCCCCACTCCTCACCGAAAGAAGTAGAGGATTTTCAGGATCACCAAATCTACGTCCTGTTATTTTTTGGAGCTTCAATAATTCATTATATATCCTGAGGCTTAAATCCTTTGAAATATATTTGTAACCAACTACCGCATCAAAGCACCTAAACACCTCTGTTGTAATAATAAATCCGGGAGGGACCGGGAAATGAAATGAGGCGAGTTTCTTTAAAAAATATCCTTTGTTCCCAAGATGTATCTGATCATCAGTCTTCTTATTTATCTGATAAATGGGTGAAATCGTTATATCTGGATCATACGTCATTAGAAGGTTAAGGATTTCTTTCCTATCTTTAAGTCTTTCTGACTCTGTGCTAAGAGCCCTTAAGATATTACTTATAAAGTTATCAAGGGCCTGAAGCCCAAAAGCACTGGATATCATTGATCGAATGAAATTTTCAGAGATTTGATAAACAGCTTCTTCATCTTTTGGTGATGTCTTCTGCTCTCCTGTGTCTTGTTTCTTCTCTAAACTTTGATTGATAATAATAGGGAGATTTGACCTATGCGCGTCAATATAATAATTTCTTATAATATCTTGGATGCTCCTCGATACAAATTGAAAGATATTGATGTATTGATCAACGGAAAAAAGTTTAACTTGAAGGGCACTGCCAAAAAATTTCATCTTGGCTTCCAGTCCTTCCTTGGCAATACCTTCCAAGTCAAGGGCCTTTATAAAGAGCCAGAGATATTTATGAATCTTAGCAAGTGTACTTTTTGTAATAAATTTAAGATTTAAAGAAACAATCATCTGTTCAAACAAGACATTGGCAAGGCTCTCTAGACGAAGAGAAAGACTTAATGCATCAAATTTTTCTTCCCTATATGTCCCATACATCGATGGAATACCAGCAGCAATATGCCTTTTATGATAAATATTTTCAAAAGACTCCGTTCTTTTAGGGGAAAGGATCCGTTCCTTCAATATATTTAAAAACTCTAAAATGATGCTCAGACCCCTGTAATAATCGTTTCTTTTCAAAGACCTTTTTAAAGAGCGAATTTTTGAAGGACTAAATATATGTGCTGATTCTAGATCTTGCAATAAATCGATATGTTCTGGATTATATTTCTTATATAAAAGCTGATAAAGTCGTATTAGCAATATAGCCCTCTCTTTATCCCTATCCATCACCCCTTTTATACCATTTATTTCCTTTTGTATTTTTGATTTATCCCATTCGAGAAATTTATGAGGATCATGGTCTATCTTTTCTAAGATAACTTTAAATATTTTATGTGCCCCATCAAAATACTCTCCTGAATTTACAATCTGGTTGTAAACTTCATCTGGAAGATATCCCTTCATATTCTCCTTGTCCCCGGAGTACCAATAACGAAATATATTCTCTACAAAAGGTACCAACAAGCTATTGCTTTCAACATGGGACTGTTTACGCAAAAAATGAATTGCGTTGTCGCTTCTAAATGAAAGTTCATCAATCTTTGTAGATATATCTCGTAACTCCCCTTCTGCGCCTATCTCGCTAAAATAAATTGGAAAAATTCTTGCCAGCTGCTTTACAAGATTATATGAAGGTTTTATATCTGAATTTAAAAGTGCGGAGATATCCTTTTGTAGAAGATCGGTATCACTAACAAATATCCCCCCTATTTTAAGATTAATGATAAGTGCGGACAAAAGCCTTTTTGTCCATCTTGGTCTTAAAGCGATGATCTCAAGCCATGCTCGTATGTTCTTGACATGAATAGGATTTACTTTTACCTGCCAATCTGTAGTTGAGCCCTGAATATCAGGATATTGAAAACCAAAGGAGATTACCTGCTCAATAAATGTATCTACAAGTGCGTGGTCATTTATCTTAAATATTTCTTTAGCTACAGTAATAATACAATTTATAATTGTGTCCTGGTATTGGTAGCGGGACGTACTTTTCTTGAGCAAATTAAATACTTGTTTAACAAAAACATTCAGCTTTTCTGGAGATTCCTCCTTAAAAACCATGCTAAGAGAGCGGTTGATTTCCCTGAGAGTAGTGCCATGGATATCTGAAAGCCCTTTTACATTTATTATCTTGAAAAGAAAATTAAGCTTTACAAGATGTTGATGGCCAGCATAAATATCAGCTCGCTCTAATTCATCAGCAACCAACAAATATCCTTTTACTATCTGAAAATGGTCTGGCATATCCAGATATGAAGCTAATGCATCAAGTTTATCCACCGCTGTTGAGCCACTTATTGCTTCAAGTTTATCTAACAATATTGTTAAATTGTGATGACTCAATGGTTCAATAAGATCTTCAAAGTTTTCAATTGCTTCTTTTGTCTCTTCGTTTGAACCAGACCATCCTTTTGGGTCAGGCTGCGTAA
Proteins encoded in this region:
- a CDS encoding glyceraldehyde-3-phosphate dehydrogenase; amino-acid sequence: MSRVELFANRLPILGINGLGRIGKLTLWHHIGRKYFKEIIVNQGRDIGTGLSAIAQTIEKDSTYGLLHKFLYGVNADRVIQIVDEREGRLLIDGTPVTVLKKARNPKDIPWRDYGVDVVVECTGKFRDPTLTPDEEKGSIRGHLMGGAKVVINSSAFKIKNKALKMPEDAVTLIYGINHSSFNPDKHILISAASCTTTGLAYMVKPLLENEKTNLILTASMSTIHAVTNSQAVLDAVPKAGATDLRKTRSILNNIILTSTNAAEALGQVIPEVKNIGFMADSVRIPTNTESLIILDVTVQSRMKKDGTASSINTKAINEIYKKAAEGDPEHLLVYSDEQNVSTDVKALDAAVVIEGQFNHSRTAFITADLSHIPNIPEELLRSIPLKNLQIPVVHAKIFGWYDNEYGSYTNRMGDLTVYMHKMLNNLF
- a CDS encoding pyruvate, phosphate dikinase, with the translated sequence MNRREKGLASTALQANIEKTAAVVEIPEKQQILLRTVDGLYGVYKRTKEFLDEFNHPYINWEFVVERLKTISLGDFYKHNAHKDGINALKVIVEIYFDIIRLAPGEDVKERALKYLFDYIENILSNSKDHLPRNLSLIPFIIKSLAQISNQNSFLKKSSTYLKPILKFLITNNIAIKTEGLKTLLYNVFRSTYEYWLTQPDPKGWSGSNEETKEAIENFEDLIEPLSHHNLTILLDKLEAISGSTAVDKLDALASYLDMPDHFQIVKGYLLVADELERADIYAGHQHLVKLNFLFKIINVKGLSDIHGTTLREINRSLSMVFKEESPEKLNVFVKQVFNLLKKSTSRYQYQDTIINCIITVAKEIFKINDHALVDTFIEQVISFGFQYPDIQGSTTDWQVKVNPIHVKNIRAWLEIIALRPRWTKRLLSALIINLKIGGIFVSDTDLLQKDISALLNSDIKPSYNLVKQLARIFPIYFSEIGAEGELRDISTKIDELSFRSDNAIHFLRKQSHVESNSLLVPFVENIFRYWYSGDKENMKGYLPDEVYNQIVNSGEYFDGAHKIFKVILEKIDHDPHKFLEWDKSKIQKEINGIKGVMDRDKERAILLIRLYQLLYKKYNPEHIDLLQDLESAHIFSPSKIRSLKRSLKRNDYYRGLSIILEFLNILKERILSPKRTESFENIYHKRHIAAGIPSMYGTYREEKFDALSLSLRLESLANVLFEQMIVSLNLKFITKSTLAKIHKYLWLFIKALDLEGIAKEGLEAKMKFFGSALQVKLFSVDQYINIFQFVSRSIQDIIRNYYIDAHRSNLPIIINQSLEKKQDTGEQKTSPKDEEAVYQISENFIRSMISSAFGLQALDNFISNILRALSTESERLKDRKEILNLLMTYDPDITISPIYQINKKTDDQIHLGNKGYFLKKLASFHFPVPPGFIITTEVFRCFDAVVGYKYISKDLSLRIYNELLKLQKITGRRFGDPENPLLLSVRSGAAVSLPGMMNSFLNVGINESIAEGLSKRRGYRWAAWDSYRRFLQIWGMFQGLERDFFDQIIDDFKSKYKVIKKIQFSADQMKQVALTYRKVIEEKGIEVVDDPAEQLRHAVLRVFESWNSTRAKIYRHQMNIADEWGTAVVVQAMVFGNLNRDSGSGVVFTRNPRGLSPAVTLYGDFIFGVQGDDIVSGLVETYPISENQRKEERRDSEISLEKEFPEIYFELSRLCEKLVYERGLSHQQIEFTFENAKKEGLYVLQTRDMAPIEQKKLKFFKDTGEFKESLLGIGVGVGGGALCGRVVYSEEEIKFFRKKEPETALILIRPDTVPDDVGLLLQVDGLLTAKGGSTSHAAVTIPQLKKVGVVGFKKLKVYETRGYSVVDGHIIKGGTFIGIDGWSGTVYLGKHEVESEESYIVNI